A genomic window from Streptomyces sp. HUAS YS2 includes:
- a CDS encoding TetR/AcrR family transcriptional regulator translates to MVETKGARTRLRLAESMLELIQRHGYSGTGLNTVVEHSGAPKGSLYFHFPQGKEALGEKAVELAAARFGSLVADSAPASAAPADVLRHVIDELAKMLEGSDFQLGCPVSVVTLEMGAQSERLRDACADAFESWIEPVSELLVSHGRPRPDARALATAMVSMVEGAVIVSRAQRSTEPLRCAAQAIAVLLEPATEASA, encoded by the coding sequence ATGGTTGAAACCAAGGGAGCCAGGACCCGCTTGCGGCTGGCCGAATCGATGCTGGAACTCATCCAGCGGCACGGTTACAGCGGTACCGGGCTCAACACGGTGGTGGAGCACTCCGGTGCCCCGAAGGGATCCCTCTACTTCCACTTCCCCCAGGGGAAGGAGGCCCTCGGGGAGAAGGCCGTCGAACTCGCCGCCGCCCGCTTCGGCTCACTCGTGGCCGACTCGGCGCCGGCGTCGGCCGCACCGGCCGATGTGTTGCGGCATGTGATCGACGAACTGGCCAAGATGCTCGAGGGCAGCGACTTCCAGCTGGGCTGCCCGGTCTCGGTGGTGACGCTGGAGATGGGCGCGCAGAGCGAACGACTCCGCGACGCCTGCGCCGACGCCTTCGAGTCGTGGATCGAGCCGGTGAGCGAGCTGCTCGTCTCCCACGGCCGTCCTCGCCCCGACGCCCGTGCCCTGGCGACCGCCATGGTCAGCATGGTGGAGGGAGCGGTGATCGTGTCGCGGGCCCAGCGGTCCACCGAGCCGCTGCGCTGCGCCGCCCAGGCGATCGCCGTGCTGCTGGAACCGGCTACGGAGGCCTCGGCATGA
- a CDS encoding dienelactone hydrolase family protein, translating to MPDDALTDFVRERFTHEGRTHVVLRSGTGPAVIVMAEIPGITPKVAQFARRVRDIGCTVVLPDLFGIAGRDPDPKEHGWAGAATTGMRAMFQVCVRREFTTLAAGRTSPVVTWLRALAVREHERCGGPGVGALGMCFTGGYALAMATDDRLLAPVLCQPSLPLAVTARNRRSIDISPNDLRTVQERCATGLTVLGLRFRSDRLVPDERFALLRDKLGDSFVAVELDDSAANPDGLLPPHSVLTEHLVDEPGEPTRQALDQVLEHFRQRLLAPTEAP from the coding sequence GTGCCCGACGACGCGCTGACCGACTTCGTCCGCGAACGGTTCACCCACGAGGGGCGCACCCATGTGGTGCTGCGTTCCGGTACCGGCCCCGCCGTGATCGTCATGGCCGAGATCCCCGGCATCACTCCGAAGGTCGCGCAGTTCGCACGACGGGTCCGTGACATCGGCTGCACCGTCGTACTACCGGACCTGTTCGGCATCGCCGGACGCGACCCGGACCCGAAGGAGCACGGCTGGGCGGGTGCCGCGACGACGGGCATGCGCGCGATGTTCCAGGTCTGCGTGAGACGTGAGTTCACCACACTGGCCGCAGGCCGTACCTCACCGGTCGTCACCTGGCTGCGCGCCCTCGCCGTTCGCGAGCACGAGCGCTGCGGCGGACCGGGGGTCGGCGCCCTCGGCATGTGCTTCACGGGCGGCTACGCCCTGGCCATGGCCACCGACGACCGACTTCTCGCGCCCGTGCTGTGCCAGCCCTCCCTCCCGCTCGCCGTCACCGCCCGCAACCGGCGCTCGATCGACATCTCCCCGAACGACCTGCGAACGGTCCAGGAGCGCTGCGCCACCGGCCTGACCGTCCTCGGCCTGCGCTTCCGCAGCGACCGACTCGTCCCCGACGAGCGGTTCGCTCTCCTGCGCGACAAGCTCGGGGACTCCTTCGTCGCGGTCGAACTCGACGACAGCGCGGCGAACCCGGACGGCCTGCTGCCCCCGCACTCCGTCCTCACCGAGCACCTCGTCGACGAACCCGGCGAACCCACCCGCCAGGCCCTGGACCAGGTGCTCGAGCACTTCCGTCAACGCCTCCTCGCTCCCACCGAAGCGCCCTGA
- a CDS encoding FKBP-type peptidyl-prolyl cis-trans isomerase, translated as MSEPTKPEVRVPEGDAPTELTIRDLVVGDGAEAKPGMVVRVHYVGVTFESGKEFDTSWDRGQPFKFALGGGRVIKGWDRGVRGMKVGGRREIIVPPRLGYGKQSPSPLIPAGSTLVFVVDLLSV; from the coding sequence ATGAGTGAACCGACGAAGCCCGAGGTGCGGGTTCCGGAAGGGGACGCGCCCACCGAGCTGACCATCCGGGACCTGGTCGTCGGGGACGGGGCCGAGGCGAAGCCCGGCATGGTCGTCCGGGTTCACTATGTCGGCGTCACCTTCGAGTCCGGTAAGGAGTTCGACACCTCCTGGGACCGGGGCCAGCCGTTCAAGTTCGCCCTGGGCGGTGGCAGGGTCATCAAGGGCTGGGACCGGGGAGTGAGGGGGATGAAGGTCGGCGGTCGGCGCGAGATCATCGTTCCCCCGCGTCTCGGTTACGGCAAGCAGTCGCCCTCGCCGTTGATCCCGGCGGGCTCGACCCTGGTCTTCGTGGTGGACCTGCTCTCGGTCTGA